One genomic segment of Bacteroides caccae includes these proteins:
- the dapA gene encoding 4-hydroxy-tetrahydrodipicolinate synthase, giving the protein MIQTKLKGMGVALITPFKEDESVDYDALMRMVDYLLQNNADFLCVLGTTAETPTLTEEEKKTIKKMVIDRVNGRIPILLGVGGNNTRAIVETLKNDDFTGVDAILSVVPYYNKPSQEGIYQHYKAIAEATELPIVLYNVPGRTGVNMTAETTLRIARDFNNVIAIKEASGNITQMDDIIKNKPENFNVISGDDGITFPLITLGAVGVISVIGNAFPREFSRMTRLALQGDFANALTIHHKFTELFNLLFVDGNPAGVKSMLNAMGMIENKLRLPLVPTRITTFEAIRKVLNELNIKC; this is encoded by the coding sequence ATGATACAGACTAAATTGAAAGGAATGGGGGTAGCACTGATTACTCCTTTCAAAGAGGATGAGAGCGTTGACTATGACGCGCTGATGCGCATGGTAGACTATCTCTTGCAGAATAATGCGGATTTCTTGTGTGTGCTGGGAACTACGGCCGAAACACCGACTCTTACTGAAGAAGAAAAGAAAACCATAAAAAAAATGGTAATCGACCGCGTTAACGGAAGAATTCCTATTCTGTTGGGGGTAGGTGGTAATAATACTCGCGCCATTGTAGAAACTCTGAAAAACGATGATTTTACAGGAGTTGACGCTATATTGTCTGTTGTGCCATATTATAATAAACCTTCCCAAGAAGGTATTTATCAACATTATAAAGCGATTGCGGAAGCAACGGAACTTCCTATTGTATTGTATAATGTTCCGGGACGTACAGGAGTAAATATGACCGCCGAGACTACTTTGCGCATTGCACGTGACTTCAATAATGTTATTGCCATTAAGGAAGCATCCGGTAATATTACACAAATGGATGATATCATAAAAAATAAACCGGAAAATTTTAATGTTATCTCCGGAGACGATGGTATCACGTTTCCCTTGATTACATTAGGAGCTGTTGGCGTAATTTCAGTAATTGGTAACGCTTTTCCTCGCGAATTCAGTCGTATGACGCGTTTGGCACTACAAGGAGACTTTGCTAATGCACTGACTATTCATCACAAATTTACGGAATTATTTAACCTGTTATTTGTAGACGGGAATCCTGCAGGAGTAAAATCTATGTTGAACGCAATGGGAATGATTGAAAATAAACTTCGTTTGCCATTGGTTCCTACTCGAATTACTACGTTTGAAGCGATACGTAAGGTCTTGAACGAGTTAAATATTAAATGCTAA
- a CDS encoding ISAon1 family transposase, with translation MGTLYGVDGDLLERQYRNHLSNYLHWDQLAHAENWLLFEKNIGAYVCIDEVALSRGELYTVLINKETHGGKGSIIGIIKGTDVCTVTSVLLKLSRRRRYQVREITLDMAPNMEQIARTCFPAAKRVTDRFHVQKLAYEAVQEMRVKARWEALDEESIQIAYAKACGKMYHAPVFANGDTRKQLLARSIYLLYKKESLWTQSQRIRAEILFKEYPDIKKGYYMAMRLGSIYHQCKFKDIALTRLARWYDEVDKAGFLTFGRVARSIQTHYLNIINFFERRATNAAAESFNAKIKAFRAQFRGVRDKAFFLYRLAKLYA, from the coding sequence TTGGGTACTTTATATGGCGTTGACGGGGATTTGTTGGAACGTCAATACCGCAACCATTTAAGTAATTACCTACACTGGGATCAGCTTGCTCACGCAGAGAACTGGCTCCTGTTTGAGAAGAACATTGGTGCCTACGTCTGTATTGACGAAGTGGCTCTTTCCCGTGGAGAACTCTATACTGTGTTGATTAATAAAGAGACTCACGGTGGTAAAGGCAGTATTATTGGTATCATTAAAGGTACGGATGTTTGCACGGTTACCTCTGTCCTGCTTAAACTTTCGCGTCGTCGCCGCTACCAGGTGCGTGAGATAACATTGGATATGGCTCCCAATATGGAACAGATTGCCCGGACTTGCTTCCCTGCTGCCAAACGGGTTACGGATCGTTTCCATGTACAGAAATTAGCGTATGAAGCGGTTCAGGAGATGCGGGTGAAAGCTCGCTGGGAGGCTTTGGACGAAGAGTCCATACAGATAGCTTACGCAAAGGCCTGCGGAAAGATGTATCATGCGCCCGTTTTCGCCAATGGAGATACAAGAAAACAGTTGCTGGCAAGGAGTATTTATCTGCTTTACAAAAAAGAATCGCTATGGACTCAGTCTCAAAGGATACGGGCCGAGATTCTATTTAAAGAATATCCCGATATAAAGAAAGGATATTATATGGCCATGCGGTTAGGATCAATCTATCATCAGTGTAAGTTTAAAGATATAGCTTTGACAAGGCTTGCAAGGTGGTATGATGAAGTAGACAAAGCGGGGTTTCTCACCTTTGGAAGGGTAGCGCGCTCGATACAAACGCACTATCTGAATATAATAAACTTCTTTGAAAGAAGGGCTACCAATGCAGCAGCAGAATCATTTAATGCTAAAATCAAAGCGTTCAGGGCACAGTTCAGAGGAGTAAGAGATAAAGCATTTTTCTTGTATAGACTCGCTAAATTATATGCATAA
- a CDS encoding patatin-like phospholipase family protein → MRKILLVFITLWLIVPAIYAQKVGLVLSGGGAKGLTHIGIIRALEENNIPIDYIAGTSMGAIIGSLYAMGYSPDDMVDLLKSEDFKRWYSGEVEEKYVYHFKKNLPTPEFFNIRFSFRDSLKSLKPQFLPTSVVNPIQMNLVFVDLYARATAACKGDFDKLFVPFRCIASDVYNKKQLIMKEGDLGDAVRASMSFPFMFKPIEIDNVLAYDGGIYNNFPTDVMKNDFHPDIIIGSVVSANPTKPKENDLMSQIENMVMQKTDYSIPDSMGILMTFKYDNVGLMDFQRVDELHDIGYNRTISMMDSIKSRIHRRVNLDNIRLRRMVYRSNYPELRFKNIIIDGANTQQQAYIKKEFHKSDNKEFSYEDLKQGYFRLLSDNMISEIIPHAIYNPEDDTYDLHLKVKLENNFAVRLGGNISTSNSNQIYLGLSYQDLNYYAKEFVFDGQLGKVYNNAQFMAKIDFSTAIPTSYRFIASISTFDYFKKDKLFSRNDKPAFNQKDERFLKLQVGLPFLSSKRAEFGIGIARIEDKYFQKSVIDFGNDKFDKSRYDLFGGSISFNGSTLNSRQYPTRGYREALIAQIFIGRERFYPGESATGNNNKEHHSWLQLSYMKEKYHNMSEHWVLGWYLKALYASKNFSENYTATMMQAGEFSPTQHSKLTYNEAFRANQFVGAGIRPIYRLNQMFHLRGEFYGFMPIYPIERNSLNKAYYGKAFSKFEYLGEISVVCQLPFGDISAYVNHYSSPKREWNVGLSIGWQLFNYRFIE, encoded by the coding sequence ATGAGAAAAATTCTTCTTGTGTTTATTACTTTATGGTTAATCGTACCAGCTATCTATGCCCAAAAAGTAGGTCTTGTATTAAGTGGAGGCGGTGCTAAAGGATTGACACACATTGGTATTATTCGTGCTCTGGAAGAAAATAATATCCCTATCGATTATATTGCAGGTACCTCCATGGGGGCCATAATCGGTTCTCTGTATGCTATGGGATATTCTCCTGATGACATGGTAGATCTTTTAAAGTCAGAAGACTTTAAAAGATGGTATTCCGGAGAAGTAGAAGAGAAATATGTATATCACTTTAAAAAGAATCTTCCTACTCCTGAGTTCTTCAATATTCGTTTCTCCTTTAGAGATTCTCTAAAAAGTTTGAAACCTCAATTCCTGCCCACTAGCGTCGTAAATCCAATTCAAATGAATCTGGTTTTCGTTGATCTGTACGCACGTGCCACTGCAGCATGTAAAGGTGATTTCGACAAACTCTTTGTTCCTTTTCGCTGTATTGCCTCCGATGTATACAATAAGAAGCAATTAATCATGAAAGAAGGCGATTTAGGAGATGCTGTCAGAGCATCAATGAGTTTTCCGTTCATGTTCAAGCCCATCGAAATTGATAACGTATTAGCCTATGATGGGGGAATTTATAATAATTTTCCGACAGATGTCATGAAGAACGATTTTCATCCGGATATTATTATCGGAAGTGTCGTTTCGGCTAATCCCACTAAACCTAAAGAAAATGATCTCATGAGCCAGATTGAAAATATGGTAATGCAGAAAACTGACTACTCTATTCCGGATTCAATGGGGATTTTGATGACATTTAAGTATGATAATGTTGGTCTTATGGATTTTCAACGTGTTGACGAATTACATGATATAGGTTATAATCGGACTATCAGTATGATGGATTCGATAAAAAGCCGCATACATCGACGCGTAAATCTTGATAATATACGTCTAAGAAGAATGGTCTACCGAAGTAATTATCCTGAATTACGATTCAAGAATATCATTATTGACGGTGCCAACACACAACAGCAAGCATACATAAAAAAAGAATTTCATAAATCAGATAACAAAGAATTCAGCTACGAAGACTTGAAACAAGGGTATTTCCGTCTACTTTCGGATAATATGATTTCCGAAATTATTCCACACGCTATCTATAATCCGGAAGATGATACTTACGATTTGCATCTGAAAGTCAAATTGGAAAATAATTTTGCCGTAAGATTAGGAGGTAATATATCCACATCTAATTCCAATCAGATTTATCTGGGGCTCAGTTATCAGGATTTAAATTACTATGCCAAGGAATTTGTTTTTGACGGCCAACTTGGAAAGGTATACAATAATGCCCAGTTTATGGCTAAAATAGACTTTTCTACTGCTATACCTACTTCATATCGCTTCATCGCATCTATCAGTACTTTCGACTATTTCAAGAAGGATAAACTTTTCTCCAGAAATGACAAACCGGCATTTAACCAAAAGGATGAACGATTCCTAAAGCTACAAGTAGGCCTGCCATTTCTTTCAAGCAAACGGGCAGAGTTTGGAATAGGGATTGCAAGGATAGAAGATAAATATTTTCAGAAAAGTGTAATAGACTTTGGAAACGATAAGTTTGATAAAAGTCGCTACGATTTGTTTGGTGGTTCTATCAGTTTTAACGGAAGCACATTAAACTCACGACAATACCCGACACGTGGTTATAGAGAAGCCCTCATTGCCCAAATTTTCATTGGAAGAGAGCGATTCTATCCGGGAGAAAGTGCTACTGGAAATAATAATAAGGAGCACCACTCCTGGTTGCAATTATCCTATATGAAAGAGAAATACCACAATATGAGTGAGCATTGGGTGTTAGGGTGGTATTTGAAAGCATTATATGCCTCTAAGAATTTTTCAGAGAACTATACTGCAACAATGATGCAGGCTGGTGAATTTTCTCCCACACAGCATAGTAAGCTCACTTATAATGAAGCATTTCGTGCCAACCAGTTTGTTGGTGCCGGTATCCGGCCTATCTATCGTTTAAACCAGATGTTTCATCTTCGAGGAGAATTTTATGGTTTTATGCCCATTTATCCGATTGAAAGAAATTCATTGAATAAGGCATATTATGGAAAAGCCTTCTCTAAATTCGAATATTTAGGAGAAATATCTGTTGTGTGTCAATTACCATTCGGAGACATCTCGGCATATGTAAATCATTATAGCTCACCGAAAAGAGAGTGGAATGTCGGACTGAGTATTGGTTGGCAACTATTCAATTACCGATTCATTGAATAA
- the htpG gene encoding molecular chaperone HtpG, with product MQKGNIGVTTENIFPIIKKFLYSDHEIFLRELVSNAVDATQKLNTLASIGEFKGELGDLTIHVELGKDTITISDHGIGLTAEEIEKYINQIAFSGANDFLEKYKNDANAIIGHFGLGFYSAFMVAKKVEIITKSYRDGAQAVKWTCDGSPEFTIEEVDKAGRGSDIILYIDDDCKEFLEESRISELLKKYCSFLPVPIAFGKKKEWKDGKQVETAEDNIINDTTPLWTRKPSELSDEDYKSFYSKLYPMSDEPLFWIHLNVDYPFHLTGILYFPKVKSNIELNKNKIQLYCNQVYVTDSVEGIVPDFLTLLHGVIDSPDIPLNVSRSYLQSDSNVKKISTYITKKVSDRLQSIFKNDRKQFEDKWNDLKIFINYGMLTQEDFYEKAQKFALFTDTDSKHYTFEEYQTLIKDNQTDKDGNLIYLYANNKDEQYSYIEAATNKGYDVLLMDGQLDVAMVSMLEQKFEKSRFTRVDSDVVDNLIVKEDRKSEVLEAGKQDAITIAFKSQLPKMDKVEFNVMTQALGENTAPVMITQSEYMRRMKEMANIQAGMSFYGEMPDMFNLILNSDHKLIKEVLNEEESACQAEVAPIQSEMDAVNKQRNELKDKQKGKKDEDIPTSEKDELNDLDKKWDDLKSKKEAIFVGYASNNKVIRQLIDLALLQNNMLKGEALNNFVKRSIELI from the coding sequence ATGCAAAAAGGTAATATTGGGGTTACAACAGAAAACATTTTCCCTATCATCAAAAAGTTTTTGTACAGTGACCATGAAATTTTTCTTCGTGAATTAGTATCCAATGCAGTAGATGCCACTCAGAAGCTAAATACACTCGCTTCTATTGGTGAATTTAAAGGTGAACTAGGCGATTTGACTATTCATGTTGAATTAGGTAAAGACACCATTACTATCTCCGATCACGGTATTGGTCTGACTGCAGAAGAAATCGAAAAATACATCAATCAAATCGCATTCTCAGGAGCTAATGACTTCCTGGAAAAATACAAGAATGATGCAAATGCTATTATCGGTCATTTCGGACTTGGGTTCTATTCAGCATTTATGGTCGCCAAGAAAGTTGAAATCATCACCAAATCGTATAGAGATGGTGCACAAGCTGTAAAATGGACTTGTGATGGTAGCCCAGAATTTACTATTGAAGAAGTAGATAAAGCAGGTCGTGGTTCAGATATCATCTTATACATTGATGATGACTGCAAAGAGTTTCTTGAAGAATCCCGTATATCTGAGCTTTTGAAAAAATATTGCAGTTTCCTTCCTGTTCCTATTGCCTTTGGAAAGAAAAAAGAATGGAAAGATGGCAAACAAGTAGAAACAGCCGAAGATAATATCATTAATGATACTACTCCTTTGTGGACACGCAAACCAAGTGAACTTTCGGATGAGGACTACAAATCGTTTTATAGTAAGTTGTATCCGATGTCTGATGAACCACTTTTCTGGATTCATCTGAATGTGGATTATCCATTCCATTTAACGGGTATCCTCTATTTCCCTAAAGTAAAAAGTAATATTGAACTGAACAAGAATAAAATTCAATTATATTGCAACCAGGTGTATGTGACAGATTCAGTTGAAGGCATTGTACCGGACTTTTTAACTTTATTGCATGGGGTCATAGATTCTCCGGATATACCATTGAATGTTTCCCGTTCATATTTGCAAAGCGATTCGAATGTGAAGAAGATATCAACATATATCACGAAGAAAGTTTCCGACCGTTTGCAATCTATCTTTAAGAATGACCGCAAACAGTTTGAAGACAAGTGGAATGATTTGAAAATATTTATCAATTATGGTATGCTGACTCAAGAGGATTTTTACGAGAAAGCGCAGAAATTCGCCCTTTTCACCGATACGGATAGTAAACATTACACATTTGAAGAATACCAAACTTTGATTAAAGATAATCAGACAGACAAAGACGGAAATCTGATTTATTTATATGCTAATAATAAGGATGAACAATATAGTTATATAGAGGCAGCTACCAATAAAGGCTATGATGTTTTGTTGATGGATGGTCAATTAGATGTAGCTATGGTAAGCATGTTGGAACAAAAATTCGAGAAATCTCGTTTTACCCGTGTGGATAGTGATGTTGTTGACAATCTTATTGTAAAAGAAGATAGAAAAAGCGAAGTGTTGGAAGCAGGCAAACAAGATGCTATTACAATCGCCTTTAAGAGTCAATTACCTAAAATGGATAAGGTTGAATTCAACGTTATGACACAAGCGTTAGGAGAAAACACAGCTCCAGTAATGATTACCCAAAGTGAATATATGCGCCGTATGAAAGAAATGGCAAATATTCAGGCTGGAATGAGTTTTTATGGAGAAATGCCTGATATGTTCAACTTAATATTGAATTCAGATCATAAGTTAATAAAAGAAGTGCTTAATGAAGAAGAAAGTGCTTGCCAGGCAGAAGTTGCCCCAATACAGTCGGAAATGGATGCTGTCAATAAACAACGTAATGAGTTGAAAGATAAACAAAAAGGCAAAAAGGACGAAGATATCCCAACCTCTGAAAAAGACGAATTGAATGATTTGGATAAGAAATGGGATGATCTGAAAAGTAAAAAAGAAGCTATTTTTGTTGGTTATGCCAGCAATAATAAAGTGATTCGTCAACTTATTGATTTGGCTTTGTTGCAAAACAATATGTTGAAAGGTGAAGCTTTGAATAACTTCGTAAAGCGTAGTATCGAGCTGATTTAA
- a CDS encoding ATP-dependent Clp protease ATP-binding subunit — MNNQFSQRVSDIIVYSKEEANRLRSRYIGPEHLLLGMLRDGEGKAIEILSKLNTNLAAIKQQIEAQLKAEADDMLLPDTEVPLSNDAAKILKMCILEARGMKSNIADTEHVLLAILREKNNMAASVLESNNVNYVKVLEQATLQPDINSGMGFTEDDDDEEEMSSSRSGGRGNAEEHQQQAQTASKKPSNDTPVLDNFGTDMTKAAEEGRLDPVVGREREIERLAQILSRRKKNNPILIGEPGVGKSAIVEGLALRIIQKKVSRILFDKRVVALDMTAVVAGTKYRGQFEERIRSILNELQRNPNVILFIDEIHTIVGAGSAAGSMDAANMLKPALARGEIQCIGATTLDEYRKNIEKDGALERRFQKVMVEPTTAGETLQILRNIKDKYEDHHNVYYTDEALEACVKLTDRYITDRNFPDKAIDALDEAGSRVHLTNINVPKEIEEQEKLIEEAKSKKNEAVKSQNFELAASFRDKEKELSSQLDEMKKEWEANLKENRQTVDAEEIANVISMMSGIPVQRMAQAEGIKLAGMKEDLQSKVIAQDTAIEKLVKAILRSRVGLKDPNKPIGTFMFLGPTGVGKTHLAKELAKYMFGSSDALIRIDMSEYMEKFTVSRLVGAPPGYVGYEEGGQLTEKVRRKPYSIVLLDEIEKAHPDVFNLLLQVMDEGRLTDSYGRMVDFKNTVIIMTSNIGTRQLKDFGRGVGFATQSRLDDKEFSRSVIQKALNKSFAPEFINRVDEIITFDQLSLEAITKIIDIELKGLYDRIEAIGYKLIIDDKAKEFIAGKGYDVQYGARPLKRAIQTYLEDGLSELIISSSLKEKDIIQVSLNEEKGGLEMKVVTPQ; from the coding sequence ATGAATAATCAATTCTCACAAAGAGTTTCCGACATTATCGTCTATAGTAAAGAAGAAGCTAATCGATTGAGAAGTAGGTATATAGGCCCTGAACACCTGCTTCTGGGAATGCTCCGCGACGGTGAAGGAAAAGCTATCGAGATATTGTCTAAACTCAACACCAATTTAGCTGCGATAAAGCAGCAGATTGAAGCTCAGTTGAAGGCAGAAGCTGATGATATGCTATTGCCCGATACAGAGGTGCCGTTGTCTAATGATGCGGCGAAAATATTAAAAATGTGTATATTAGAAGCACGTGGAATGAAAAGTAACATCGCTGACACAGAACATGTTTTGTTGGCAATCTTAAGAGAGAAAAATAATATGGCAGCTTCCGTACTTGAATCAAATAATGTAAATTACGTGAAAGTATTGGAACAAGCTACATTGCAACCGGATATTAATTCCGGTATGGGTTTTACTGAAGACGATGATGACGAAGAAGAAATGTCTTCATCACGCTCCGGTGGCAGAGGTAATGCCGAAGAACATCAGCAACAAGCGCAAACCGCTTCAAAAAAGCCGTCTAACGATACGCCGGTATTGGATAATTTCGGCACTGATATGACAAAAGCGGCAGAAGAAGGCCGGTTGGATCCTGTTGTTGGCAGAGAAAGAGAAATAGAACGCCTGGCGCAGATTTTAAGCCGTCGTAAAAAGAATAATCCAATTCTGATCGGAGAACCCGGCGTAGGTAAATCAGCTATTGTTGAAGGTCTTGCTCTAAGAATCATTCAGAAGAAAGTTTCACGGATTCTCTTTGATAAACGAGTGGTAGCTCTTGATATGACTGCTGTCGTCGCGGGGACCAAATACCGCGGACAGTTTGAAGAACGTATTCGTTCTATTCTCAATGAATTACAGAGAAACCCTAATGTGATTTTATTCATTGATGAGATTCATACCATTGTAGGCGCAGGTTCTGCCGCAGGCTCTATGGATGCGGCGAATATGCTAAAACCAGCATTGGCAAGAGGAGAAATACAGTGCATTGGTGCTACAACCCTTGATGAATATCGTAAAAATATTGAGAAGGATGGTGCTTTGGAACGTCGTTTTCAAAAAGTAATGGTAGAGCCTACCACTGCTGGAGAAACTCTTCAAATATTACGCAATATTAAAGACAAGTACGAGGATCATCATAATGTGTACTACACAGACGAGGCATTAGAAGCTTGTGTCAAGTTGACAGATCGTTACATTACAGACCGTAATTTCCCCGACAAGGCTATTGATGCTTTGGACGAAGCAGGCTCACGTGTACATCTTACGAATATCAATGTTCCAAAAGAAATAGAAGAACAAGAGAAGTTAATAGAAGAAGCCAAGAGCAAGAAAAATGAAGCTGTAAAATCACAGAATTTCGAACTCGCCGCCAGTTTCCGCGATAAAGAAAAAGAGCTCTCCTCCCAACTGGATGAGATGAAAAAAGAATGGGAAGCCAACTTGAAAGAAAATAGGCAAACTGTCGATGCAGAAGAAATAGCCAATGTTATATCAATGATGTCAGGCATTCCTGTGCAGCGTATGGCGCAGGCAGAAGGAATCAAACTTGCTGGTATGAAAGAAGACTTGCAGTCTAAGGTTATAGCACAAGATACCGCTATCGAAAAGTTGGTAAAAGCAATTCTCCGAAGTCGTGTGGGGCTTAAAGATCCGAACAAGCCGATTGGTACGTTTATGTTCTTAGGCCCGACAGGAGTTGGTAAGACTCATTTGGCCAAAGAATTAGCTAAATATATGTTTGGTTCTTCTGATGCGTTGATTCGTATAGATATGAGTGAGTATATGGAGAAGTTTACCGTATCACGTCTGGTTGGAGCACCTCCGGGATATGTAGGATATGAAGAAGGCGGACAATTAACAGAAAAAGTGCGTCGTAAACCATATTCTATCGTCCTGCTTGATGAAATAGAGAAAGCACATCCCGATGTGTTTAATCTCCTTCTTCAAGTAATGGATGAAGGTCGCCTAACTGACAGTTATGGCAGAATGGTAGATTTTAAAAATACGGTTATTATTATGACTTCCAATATTGGAACCCGTCAGTTGAAAGATTTTGGTCGCGGGGTCGGATTTGCAACACAAAGCCGTCTGGATGACAAAGAATTTTCGCGAAGTGTCATACAGAAAGCTTTGAATAAATCATTCGCGCCCGAATTTATCAACCGTGTAGATGAAATCATAACATTTGACCAACTTTCCTTGGAAGCTATTACGAAGATTATTGATATTGAGCTGAAAGGATTGTATGATAGAATCGAAGCTATTGGTTATAAACTTATTATTGATGATAAGGCGAAAGAATTTATTGCTGGAAAAGGGTATGACGTACAATATGGTGCCCGTCCTTTAAAGCGAGCAATTCAGACATATTTGGAAGATGGATTATCTGAACTTATCATATCTTCTTCTTTAAAAGAAAAAGATATAATTCAAGTCTCTCTTAATGAAGAAAAAGGAGGTTTGGAGATGAAAGTCGTTACTCCTCAATAA